In one window of Haemophilus parainfluenzae DNA:
- the alaS gene encoding alanine--tRNA ligase, with translation MKTTAEIRQSFLDFFHSKGHQVVESGSLVPENDPTLLFTNAGMNQFKDVFLGMDKRPYSRATTAQRCVRAGGKHNDLENVGYTARHHTFFEMLGNFSFGDYFKHDAINFAWEFLTSPQWLGLPKEKLWVTVYETDNEAYDIWHKEVGVPAERIIRIGDNKGAPYASDNFWAMGDTGPCGPCTEIFYDHGDHIWGGPPGSPEEDGDRYIEIWNVVFMQFNRLADGTMEKLPRPSVDTGMGLERISAVLQHVNSNYEIDIFQKLIAKTAEIVGTTDLTNKSLRVIADHIRSCAYLIADGVIPSNEGRGYVLRRIIRRAVRHGHLLGAKEAFFYKLVPTLIEVMAEAGKEVKEKQANVEKLLRLEEEQFARTLERGLSLLDDALAQVKDGVLSGEVAFKLYDTYGFPLDLTADVCRERDIAIDEAGFEREMEAQRLRAQSASQFGMDYNNVIRVEGETKFEGYTESESLAKVTALFHDGKSVESITAGQSAVVILENTPFYAESGGQIGDSGYLTAPGIQFNVKDTQKYGQVFGHIGELEQGSLKIGQTVNAVVDAARRHQTSLNHSATHLLHAALRQVLGHHVVQKGSLVSDTALRFDFAHPEAITKAQLNEIETLVNQKVRENFVVQTDVMDIEAAKAKGAMALFGEKYADVVRVLTMGDFSVELCGGIHAKRTGDIGLFKIVAETAVAAGIRRIEAVTGENAMNWLHNQLRILAQSADLFKSDVNTLVEKIQQLQDKAKKAEKELQGLKEKAAMQAGSDLVKSAVKINDVSVIVHQLDGIETKSLRMMVDDLKNQLGSGVIVFASILDDKVNLVVGITSDLTTKVKAGELVNLMAQQVGGKGGGRPDMAMAGGSQPENVGLALTVAQNWLSNNL, from the coding sequence ATGAAAACAACAGCAGAAATTAGACAGTCATTCCTTGATTTTTTCCATAGCAAAGGGCATCAGGTCGTCGAAAGCGGTTCGCTTGTACCTGAAAATGATCCAACATTGCTTTTCACCAATGCTGGGATGAATCAATTTAAAGATGTGTTCCTTGGTATGGATAAACGTCCTTACTCACGTGCGACAACTGCACAACGTTGTGTGCGCGCAGGTGGTAAGCATAATGACTTAGAAAACGTGGGTTATACGGCGCGTCACCATACTTTCTTTGAAATGCTCGGTAACTTCAGTTTTGGCGACTATTTCAAACATGATGCGATTAATTTTGCGTGGGAGTTCTTAACCTCTCCACAATGGCTCGGGTTACCAAAAGAAAAATTATGGGTAACCGTGTATGAAACTGATAATGAGGCTTATGATATTTGGCACAAAGAAGTTGGTGTGCCAGCGGAGCGTATTATTCGTATCGGCGATAACAAAGGTGCGCCTTATGCATCAGATAACTTCTGGGCAATGGGTGACACAGGTCCTTGTGGTCCATGCACTGAAATTTTCTACGATCACGGTGATCATATTTGGGGTGGTCCTCCGGGTTCTCCTGAAGAGGATGGTGACCGCTATATCGAAATTTGGAACGTGGTATTCATGCAGTTTAACCGTCTAGCAGACGGTACCATGGAAAAATTACCACGTCCATCGGTTGATACTGGGATGGGGTTAGAGCGTATTTCTGCGGTATTACAGCATGTAAACTCTAACTATGAGATCGATATTTTCCAAAAACTCATTGCGAAAACGGCAGAAATCGTAGGAACAACAGATTTAACTAATAAATCATTACGCGTAATTGCAGACCACATTCGTTCTTGCGCATACTTAATTGCAGATGGCGTAATTCCATCAAATGAAGGTCGTGGTTATGTATTGCGTCGTATTATTCGTCGTGCAGTACGTCATGGTCACTTGTTAGGGGCAAAAGAAGCGTTCTTCTATAAACTTGTGCCAACCTTAATTGAAGTCATGGCAGAAGCAGGAAAAGAAGTTAAAGAAAAACAAGCCAATGTCGAAAAATTACTTCGTTTAGAAGAAGAGCAATTTGCTCGTACATTAGAGCGTGGATTAAGCTTATTAGACGATGCGCTTGCTCAAGTGAAAGATGGCGTGTTATCAGGTGAAGTCGCCTTTAAACTTTATGATACTTATGGCTTCCCACTTGATTTAACGGCAGATGTATGTCGTGAGCGTGATATTGCAATTGATGAAGCAGGTTTTGAGCGTGAAATGGAAGCGCAACGCTTACGTGCTCAATCTGCAAGCCAATTCGGCATGGATTACAACAATGTTATTCGTGTAGAAGGTGAAACGAAATTTGAAGGTTATACTGAATCAGAATCTTTAGCCAAAGTGACCGCACTTTTCCATGATGGTAAATCAGTAGAGAGTATTACTGCAGGCCAGAGTGCTGTCGTAATTTTAGAAAATACCCCATTCTATGCGGAATCAGGTGGTCAAATTGGTGACAGCGGTTATTTAACCGCTCCAGGTATTCAGTTTAATGTAAAAGATACTCAAAAATATGGTCAAGTATTTGGTCATATTGGTGAGTTAGAACAAGGTAGTTTAAAAATCGGACAAACAGTCAATGCGGTTGTTGATGCAGCAAGACGTCATCAAACGTCACTTAACCATTCTGCAACACACTTATTACACGCCGCATTGCGTCAAGTTTTAGGTCACCATGTAGTGCAAAAAGGATCATTAGTATCCGATACCGCATTACGTTTTGATTTTGCTCATCCGGAAGCGATTACCAAAGCACAGCTTAATGAAATTGAAACGTTGGTAAACCAAAAAGTGCGTGAGAATTTTGTGGTTCAAACGGATGTGATGGATATCGAAGCGGCAAAAGCGAAAGGTGCAATGGCGTTATTCGGTGAAAAGTATGCCGATGTGGTACGTGTTTTAACAATGGGTGATTTCTCCGTTGAACTTTGTGGTGGCATTCATGCTAAACGTACCGGTGATATCGGCTTATTTAAAATTGTGGCGGAAACTGCAGTTGCAGCAGGGATTCGTCGTATTGAAGCGGTAACAGGTGAAAATGCAATGAATTGGTTACATAATCAACTACGCATTCTTGCTCAAAGTGCAGATTTATTTAAATCTGACGTGAATACCCTTGTAGAGAAAATTCAGCAACTTCAAGATAAAGCGAAGAAAGCTGAAAAAGAATTACAGGGATTAAAAGAAAAAGCCGCTATGCAAGCAGGGTCCGATTTAGTGAAAAGTGCGGTTAAAATTAACGATGTTTCTGTAATCGTGCATCAACTAGACGGAATTGAAACTAAATCGTTACGTATGATGGTTGATGATTTGAAAAATCAACTTGGTTCAGGCGTAATTGTATTTGCATCTATTTTAGATGATAAAGTCAACCTCGTCGTTGGCATAACAAGCGATTTAACTACTAAAGTGAAGGCTGGTGAGCTAGTGAATTTAATGGCTCAGCAAGTTGGTGGGAAAGGCGGTGGTCGCCCTGATATGGCAATGGCAGGTGGTTCCCAACCAGAAAATGTGGGCCTAGCATTAACAGTCGCACAAAACTGGTTAAGCAATAATCTGTAG
- the csrA gene encoding carbon storage regulator CsrA: MLILTRKVGESVLIGDDISITVLSVRGNQVKLGVQAPKEVSVHREEIYQRILQSKDEHVDSTS; encoded by the coding sequence ATGTTAATCTTAACTCGAAAAGTTGGCGAAAGTGTTCTTATTGGAGACGATATTTCTATCACGGTTTTGAGTGTACGTGGAAATCAAGTCAAACTCGGTGTACAAGCACCTAAAGAAGTATCCGTTCACCGAGAGGAAATTTACCAACGAATTCTGCAGTCAAAAGATGAACATGTAGATAGTACATCTTAG
- the galU gene encoding UTP--glucose-1-phosphate uridylyltransferase GalU: MKAIIPVAGLGTRMLPATKAIPKEMLTLVDKPLIQYVVDECVAAGIKEIVLVTHSSKNAIENHFDTSFELETMLEKRVKRQLLEDVRSICPKDVTIMHVRQGNAKGLGHAVLCGRPVVGNEPFAVVLPDVLLADFTANQKKENLSAMIKRFNDTKASQIMVAPVSANEVSSYGIADCGGVELKGGDSIKINSIVEKPSVEEAPSNLAVVGRYVFSAEIWDLLERTPVGVGDEIQLTDAIDMLIEKETVEAFHMTGRSFDCGDKIGYMEAFVEYGLRHDKLGKEFKTFLKDLAKTL; the protein is encoded by the coding sequence ATGAAAGCAATTATTCCAGTCGCAGGCCTTGGCACTAGAATGCTGCCAGCAACGAAAGCGATTCCAAAAGAAATGTTAACGCTTGTGGATAAACCACTTATTCAATATGTTGTAGATGAGTGTGTCGCTGCAGGCATTAAAGAAATCGTGTTAGTTACACATTCTTCAAAAAATGCTATTGAAAACCACTTTGATACGTCTTTTGAGTTGGAAACCATGCTTGAGAAACGCGTGAAGCGCCAACTTTTAGAAGATGTTCGTTCTATTTGTCCGAAAGATGTGACTATTATGCATGTTCGCCAGGGAAATGCGAAAGGTTTAGGTCATGCTGTATTATGTGGTCGTCCTGTCGTTGGAAATGAACCATTTGCAGTGGTGTTACCTGATGTGCTTTTAGCTGATTTCACGGCAAATCAAAAGAAAGAGAATCTTTCTGCTATGATTAAACGCTTTAATGACACAAAAGCGAGTCAGATTATGGTCGCACCTGTTTCTGCCAATGAAGTGAGCAGCTATGGTATTGCTGATTGTGGTGGTGTTGAGTTGAAAGGTGGTGATAGTATTAAAATCAATAGTATTGTGGAAAAACCATCTGTTGAAGAGGCGCCATCAAATCTTGCTGTTGTAGGCCGTTATGTATTTTCTGCCGAAATCTGGGATTTATTAGAAAGAACACCCGTTGGTGTAGGCGATGAAATCCAATTAACAGATGCGATCGATATGCTTATTGAGAAAGAGACCGTTGAAGCGTTCCATATGACTGGCAGAAGCTTTGACTGTGGTGACAAGATTGGCTATATGGAAGCCTTTGTGGAATATGGTCTTCGTCATGATAAATTAGGTAAAGAGTTTAAAACTTTCCTAAAAGATCTTGCAAAAACCTTATAA
- the metJ gene encoding met regulon transcriptional regulator MetJ: MANWDGKYISPYAEHGKKSEQVKKITVSIPIKVLEILTNERTRRQLKSLRHATNSELLCEAFLHAFTGQPLPTDADLMKERHDEIPENAKKIMRDLGIDPESWEY; this comes from the coding sequence ATGGCAAACTGGGATGGCAAATATATTAGCCCTTATGCAGAACATGGCAAAAAGAGCGAACAAGTCAAAAAAATTACCGTTTCTATTCCGATTAAAGTATTGGAAATTTTGACGAATGAGCGTACGCGTCGTCAGTTAAAAAGTTTGCGTCATGCAACAAACAGCGAATTGCTTTGTGAGGCATTCTTGCATGCTTTTACGGGTCAGCCATTACCGACGGATGCGGATTTAATGAAAGAACGCCATGATGAGATTCCTGAAAATGCTAAAAAGATCATGCGTGATTTAGGCATTGATCCTGAAAGCTGGGAATATTAA
- the cueR gene encoding Cu(I)-responsive transcriptional regulator: MNISEVAKLVGLSSKQIRDYEKSGLLKPAQRSLSGYRHYEEKDLERLRFIHHSRDVGFSLQQIHQLLQLQDNPNRSSREVKALTTQHIKMLNEQIYHLQKMVEELERWHNACQGNDCPECSILEGLKG, from the coding sequence ATGAACATCAGTGAAGTGGCAAAATTAGTGGGTTTATCAAGTAAACAAATTCGAGATTATGAGAAGTCTGGCTTATTAAAACCTGCACAACGCAGCCTTTCTGGCTATCGTCATTATGAAGAAAAGGATTTAGAACGACTACGTTTTATTCATCACTCTCGAGATGTAGGATTTTCACTCCAACAAATTCACCAACTTTTACAATTACAGGATAATCCCAATCGTAGTAGTCGAGAAGTGAAAGCACTCACGACGCAACATATAAAAATGTTGAATGAACAAATTTATCACTTGCAAAAAATGGTTGAGGAATTGGAACGATGGCATAACGCTTGTCAGGGCAATGATTGCCCTGAATGCAGTATTTTGGAAGGATTAAAAGGATAA
- a CDS encoding heavy-metal-associated domain-containing protein has protein sequence MKSITLHVTGMTCGGCVKSVTRVLEELNGVEKAVVTLDDGKAVITFDESAVSIAQLIETIEEAGFYATE, from the coding sequence ATGAAATCAATTACATTACATGTAACAGGGATGACTTGTGGTGGTTGTGTGAAAAGCGTCACAAGAGTGTTGGAAGAACTTAATGGCGTAGAAAAAGCCGTAGTAACACTTGATGACGGTAAAGCGGTGATTACCTTTGATGAAAGTGCGGTTAGTATTGCACAATTAATTGAAACAATTGAAGAGGCAGGTTTTTATGCAACAGAATAA
- a CDS encoding heavy metal translocating P-type ATPase: MQQNKKIVIQIEGMTCQSCANRIEKVLNRNDFVSDAGVNFAAEEAHVVFDSSQASEQDILTIIQKAGYNGILKQNELPSAPNETKISPRLWLLLFINIPFLIGMSGMMFNHHSWMIPPMWQFVLASIVQLWLAIPFYKGAIGSIRGGLANMDVLVSTGTLVIYLYSVFMLFYYQSMGHDGASHVYFEVSVMVIGFVSLGKFLEERTKKQSLNSLGLLLQLTPKQVSVQRENRWQTISLDQVKIGDILRANQGERIAADGIVEQGTGWCDESHLTGESQPLEKISQSPVLAGAMVTQGSLIYRANQLGQQTLLGDMMKALSEAQGTKAPIARFADKVAAVFVPAVLLISALTFGLTWWIKGDLVTALIHSVAVLVIACPCALGLATPAAIMVGMGKAVNAGIWFKDAASMEEAAHVDTVVLDKTGTLTQGELKIAAVWQPQSAVYSEEDLYRIAASVEQNANHPLARAIVLAAQEKSLEIPTALSVHSEVGMGISAHIDGIGLVKVGKPTYCELTLPDNMPQIWQIASIVAVSVDNSPIGAFALADSLKEDSLQAIQRLHQHNIDVVIMSGDQQSVVDYVAQQVGVKTAQGNCSPRDKATYIERLRQQGKVVAMVGDGVNDAPALAMANVSFAMKSGSDVAEQTASATLMQHSVDQLVDGLMISRATLKNIKQNLFFALIYNVLGIPLAALGYLSPVLAGAAMAMSSLSVLSNALRLKRVKIR, from the coding sequence ATGCAACAGAATAAAAAAATAGTCATTCAAATCGAGGGGATGACCTGTCAATCCTGTGCGAATCGGATTGAGAAAGTATTGAATCGAAATGATTTTGTCTCTGACGCGGGCGTGAATTTTGCGGCAGAGGAAGCGCATGTCGTATTTGATTCATCTCAGGCTTCAGAACAAGATATTTTGACAATTATTCAAAAAGCGGGATATAACGGCATTCTAAAGCAAAATGAGCTGCCTAGCGCACCTAATGAAACGAAGATTAGTCCGCGTTTATGGTTGCTTTTGTTCATTAACATTCCTTTTTTAATCGGAATGAGCGGGATGATGTTTAATCATCATTCTTGGATGATACCACCAATGTGGCAATTTGTTCTTGCGAGCATTGTGCAACTTTGGTTAGCCATTCCTTTTTATAAAGGTGCGATTGGTAGTATTCGAGGTGGTTTGGCCAATATGGATGTACTCGTGAGTACTGGTACGTTGGTGATTTATCTCTATTCGGTCTTTATGCTGTTTTATTATCAGTCAATGGGGCATGATGGCGCATCTCATGTCTATTTTGAAGTATCGGTGATGGTAATTGGTTTTGTCAGCCTAGGGAAATTTCTTGAGGAAAGAACGAAGAAACAAAGCTTAAATAGTTTAGGGCTATTATTACAACTCACTCCAAAACAAGTGAGTGTTCAACGTGAAAATCGTTGGCAGACGATTTCTCTCGATCAAGTGAAAATAGGTGATATTTTACGAGCTAATCAAGGTGAACGTATTGCCGCGGATGGTATCGTTGAACAAGGGACAGGGTGGTGTGATGAAAGTCATTTAACCGGTGAATCTCAACCATTAGAAAAAATATCTCAAAGCCCTGTGCTTGCAGGCGCAATGGTGACACAAGGTAGTCTTATTTATCGAGCTAATCAACTCGGTCAGCAAACCCTATTGGGCGATATGATGAAAGCGCTCTCAGAGGCGCAAGGTACAAAAGCACCGATTGCTCGTTTTGCTGATAAAGTCGCTGCTGTATTTGTACCTGCCGTGTTATTGATTTCGGCACTAACATTTGGATTAACTTGGTGGATAAAAGGAGATTTGGTAACCGCTTTAATTCATTCTGTTGCCGTGTTAGTCATTGCTTGTCCTTGTGCATTAGGGCTCGCCACACCTGCTGCAATAATGGTGGGAATGGGCAAAGCGGTGAATGCAGGCATTTGGTTTAAAGATGCTGCATCCATGGAAGAGGCGGCCCATGTGGATACGGTGGTATTAGACAAAACAGGAACGCTAACCCAAGGGGAGCTTAAAATCGCTGCAGTTTGGCAACCACAAAGTGCGGTCTATTCTGAGGAAGATTTATATCGTATAGCGGCTTCCGTTGAGCAAAATGCCAATCATCCTTTAGCTAGAGCGATAGTTTTAGCTGCACAGGAAAAATCACTTGAAATTCCGACCGCACTTTCAGTTCATTCAGAAGTAGGGATGGGTATCTCTGCCCACATTGATGGAATAGGTTTGGTTAAAGTAGGTAAACCGACTTATTGTGAATTAACCTTACCAGATAATATGCCTCAAATTTGGCAAATTGCGAGTATTGTTGCAGTATCTGTAGATAACAGTCCAATCGGTGCATTTGCGCTAGCAGACAGTCTAAAAGAGGATAGTTTGCAAGCGATTCAACGCTTACACCAACATAATATTGATGTGGTGATAATGAGTGGCGATCAGCAATCTGTCGTTGATTATGTTGCTCAGCAAGTAGGTGTGAAAACTGCACAGGGTAATTGCAGTCCACGTGACAAAGCGACTTATATTGAGAGATTACGTCAGCAAGGCAAAGTGGTCGCAATGGTTGGTGATGGTGTGAATGATGCACCCGCATTAGCAATGGCTAACGTAAGCTTTGCGATGAAATCGGGTTCTGATGTTGCAGAGCAAACCGCATCGGCGACACTCATGCAGCATTCGGTGGATCAGTTAGTCGATGGATTAATGATTTCTCGTGCAACATTAAAAAATATTAAGCAAAACTTATTCTTTGCTTTAATTTACAATGTGTTAGGTATTCCACTTGCCGCATTGGGCTATTTAAGTCCTGTATTAGCGGGCGCAGCAATGGCGATGAGTTCACTTTCTGTGCTATCCAATGCATTGCGATTAAAACGAGTGAAAATTAGATAA